The following proteins are encoded in a genomic region of Dissulfuribacter thermophilus:
- a CDS encoding FeoA family protein has product MDEAQKNHCTLDDLSTKEKAKVIRIDAKGPFKKRLLEMGFVQGTIVEVIKYAPLKDPVEYLVKGYHVSLRHEEAQKIIVERI; this is encoded by the coding sequence ATGGATGAAGCGCAAAAAAATCATTGCACTCTCGATGACCTTTCCACAAAAGAAAAGGCGAAAGTCATACGCATAGATGCAAAAGGTCCCTTTAAAAAACGCCTGTTGGAAATGGGTTTCGTACAAGGCACCATAGTAGAAGTAATCAAATATGCCCCCCTCAAGGACCCAGTAGAATACCTAGTAAAAGGTTACCATGTAAGCCTGAGGCATGAGGAGGCACAAAAAATAATCGTCGAAAGGATTTAA
- a CDS encoding creatininase family protein: MDITRITMNEFEEGLEKTQTVIIPFGSVEEHGAHLPLGTDTMHAHEIALRTSQLRPVFVAPPIWYGLCRSTSEHPGTISIKGLTLRRLALDIIKAFYHKGLINQVLLSGHAGGTHMCYLVDAAEEAVNSLDGLKCMVLSIIDLVKDSCGDIVETPNDSHAGEVETSIIQAMSPELVRGTAPKEFPSFPKYLITREKRIYWQGGVWGDPSKATPEKGKNILDRESRHLSSLIDLLEGDP, translated from the coding sequence ATGGACATCACAAGAATCACCATGAATGAGTTTGAAGAAGGGCTTGAAAAGACCCAGACTGTCATTATTCCTTTTGGCTCTGTTGAAGAGCATGGGGCGCATCTACCATTAGGCACGGACACAATGCATGCCCACGAAATTGCCCTTAGAACTTCCCAATTACGTCCGGTTTTTGTTGCCCCGCCCATATGGTACGGCCTTTGCCGTAGCACCAGCGAACATCCAGGCACCATTTCCATTAAAGGGCTTACACTAAGACGCCTTGCCTTAGATATTATAAAGGCATTTTATCATAAGGGCCTTATAAATCAGGTACTATTATCAGGACATGCAGGTGGGACTCATATGTGTTACCTGGTGGATGCTGCCGAAGAGGCTGTGAACTCACTAGATGGACTTAAATGCATGGTTTTGTCTATTATAGATCTTGTTAAGGATTCATGTGGTGATATCGTGGAAACGCCAAATGATTCTCATGCTGGAGAAGTGGAAACCTCTATCATTCAAGCCATGTCACCTGAGCTTGTCAGAGGAACGGCTCCAAAGGAATTCCCAAGTTTTCCCAAGTACTTGATAACAAGAGAAAAACGCATATATTGGCAAGGTGGAGTATGGGGAGACCCAAGTAAAGCAACTCCTGAAAAGGGCAAAAACATACTTGATAGGGAATCCAGACACCTTTCTTCGTTAATCGACCTATTGGAGGGTGATCCCTAA
- a CDS encoding SLOG family protein, with translation MAKIAVGGSRSIESYDIIKNVLKCLLKEGDTILSGNAPGADRLGERFGHENGIEVKIIPSEWEPHGFKATMMRNEVLLKSADYVICFWDGESKGAKHMMDIALKARKLLAEVRPDGYLRLYLNPRGI, from the coding sequence ATGGCAAAGATAGCTGTTGGGGGCTCAAGATCCATCGAGTCTTATGATATTATAAAGAATGTCTTAAAGTGTCTATTAAAGGAAGGAGATACAATCCTTTCAGGTAACGCCCCTGGTGCAGATAGACTCGGAGAGCGGTTTGGCCATGAAAATGGCATTGAAGTGAAGATCATCCCCTCTGAATGGGAACCTCATGGTTTCAAGGCCACCATGATGAGGAATGAAGTGCTTTTAAAATCAGCAGACTATGTGATATGTTTTTGGGATGGTGAATCCAAGGGTGCGAAACATATGATGGATATTGCCTTGAAGGCGAGAAAACTACTAGCAGAAGTAAGGCCAGATGGTTATTTAAGATTATATCTAAATCCTAGAGGAATTTAA
- a CDS encoding PAS domain-containing sensor histidine kinase — protein sequence MMSNTALSAFINKVSRTLDLLFDPIFIIDPDLKIVWANKATKNLVVTEDDALYGTFCHEAIHGKETPIDTCLAKTCIEKKEHRAFTIYEPKLGGWFNINISPIFDDHDNIIGAIHIAHDINALKRYQEELKETREILSTIIESSPDLICFKDRNGRLIEANKAYLDAFELSHIHYKGKKTTELAQLSPLPKIIFDRCEQLDQEALSMETPLHTVERFDPPGRAERVLDVLKIPLFNPDGSPKGLIVIGRDITELESEHRAIKELSKRQQAILDHAPVGIVFLSPDKDTIFVNKKVIELFFINEGNLEDLHGLEGQLYPVPEIGQTVVREKIIQRPDGSRFWARITGALVDPKEPQKGTIWIIEDIEREKALLEELKRNEYTFRSITELASDAIVLIDSFGKITFWNTAAQKIFGYSKEEAIGKDLHLLLGPVKVHKNIKDAPINFKINYDTKLIKRLSQFSVQTKEGKKITVELSLSIINLGGNRYALGLIRDVTERLKAEEEKRRLNEKAQKMQFLDSLSILARGIAHDFNNLLMGISGFADLILMDSCVPEKIKGYAKKIHEAVKTASSLTQTMLAYTGEQCFIRRPVDVRKLIMDMGPTIRTQIPKTADFKIDLPDKLPMIEGDPIQLTRAVNNLVINAAESLDNGKGSVELKVYVTRLTQKDIMAHDCIASSEAEPGWYLCISCTDTGKGMDEQTIKRIFEPFYTTKFFGRGLGLTLVLGVVKAHKGAIQIKSRPKYGSCFRLFFPFSSKIFYS from the coding sequence ATGATGTCTAACACGGCACTATCAGCTTTTATAAACAAGGTCTCAAGGACACTAGATCTCCTTTTTGATCCAATCTTTATAATAGATCCAGATCTAAAGATAGTTTGGGCAAACAAGGCCACAAAAAATTTAGTGGTTACAGAAGATGATGCCCTGTACGGCACCTTTTGTCATGAAGCAATTCATGGAAAAGAGACCCCAATAGATACATGTCTTGCCAAGACCTGTATTGAGAAAAAGGAGCATAGGGCCTTTACAATATATGAGCCGAAATTGGGAGGTTGGTTCAATATAAATATTTCTCCTATTTTTGACGACCACGATAATATTATTGGAGCTATTCACATTGCCCACGATATTAATGCTCTAAAACGCTATCAAGAGGAACTCAAAGAGACACGAGAAATCCTTTCTACAATAATAGAATCTTCACCAGACCTTATATGTTTTAAGGACAGAAACGGTAGACTCATAGAGGCCAACAAGGCATATCTAGATGCATTTGAGCTAAGTCACATCCATTATAAAGGCAAAAAAACTACAGAATTGGCTCAATTGAGTCCATTACCCAAGATTATTTTCGACCGATGCGAACAATTGGACCAAGAGGCCCTGTCAATGGAAACCCCACTGCACACCGTAGAACGCTTTGATCCTCCAGGAAGAGCTGAAAGGGTATTAGACGTTTTAAAGATTCCGTTATTCAACCCTGATGGATCGCCAAAAGGCCTCATAGTGATTGGGAGGGATATCACAGAGCTTGAATCTGAACATCGGGCTATAAAAGAGCTTTCAAAAAGGCAGCAGGCAATCCTGGACCATGCACCAGTTGGAATTGTATTCTTGAGTCCAGATAAAGATACTATCTTCGTCAACAAAAAGGTAATAGAGCTCTTCTTCATCAATGAAGGCAATTTAGAAGATCTCCACGGCCTTGAAGGACAATTATATCCTGTCCCAGAAATCGGACAGACTGTAGTAAGAGAAAAAATTATTCAAAGGCCGGATGGAAGTAGGTTTTGGGCCAGAATAACGGGCGCCCTAGTGGATCCAAAAGAACCTCAAAAGGGAACCATATGGATAATCGAGGACATCGAGCGAGAAAAGGCCCTTCTGGAAGAACTCAAGAGAAATGAATATACTTTTAGGTCAATCACCGAATTGGCATCAGATGCCATTGTGCTCATCGATAGTTTCGGGAAAATCACCTTTTGGAACACTGCGGCTCAAAAAATCTTTGGCTATTCCAAAGAGGAGGCCATCGGAAAAGATCTCCACCTCCTTCTTGGCCCAGTCAAAGTCCATAAAAATATTAAAGATGCCCCTATAAATTTCAAAATCAATTACGATACAAAATTAATAAAACGACTATCACAGTTTTCTGTCCAGACCAAGGAAGGCAAAAAAATCACAGTAGAACTCTCGCTATCTATAATAAACCTCGGAGGAAATCGTTATGCCCTGGGATTGATTAGAGACGTTACTGAAAGACTCAAAGCAGAAGAGGAAAAAAGGCGTCTCAATGAAAAGGCCCAAAAAATGCAATTCCTAGATAGCCTCAGCATACTGGCACGAGGCATTGCCCATGATTTCAACAATCTACTCATGGGGATCTCGGGCTTTGCAGATTTAATACTCATGGATAGCTGCGTTCCCGAAAAGATCAAGGGATATGCAAAAAAGATCCATGAAGCAGTCAAGACGGCCTCTAGCCTTACTCAAACCATGCTGGCCTACACAGGCGAACAATGCTTCATCAGAAGGCCTGTAGATGTTCGAAAACTCATAATGGACATGGGGCCTACCATTAGGACGCAGATCCCAAAGACCGCAGACTTTAAAATAGATTTACCAGACAAATTACCAATGATAGAGGGAGATCCTATCCAGTTAACTCGAGCTGTTAACAACCTTGTGATAAATGCCGCAGAATCCTTGGATAACGGTAAAGGCTCTGTAGAGCTTAAGGTCTATGTTACAAGATTGACTCAAAAAGATATCATGGCCCATGACTGTATTGCCTCAAGCGAAGCTGAACCAGGGTGGTATCTATGCATTTCCTGTACAGATACTGGTAAGGGAATGGATGAACAAACCATTAAAAGGATCTTCGAACCCTTCTATACAACTAAGTTCTTTGGACGAGGACTTGGCCTCACTTTAGTCCTTGGAGTAGTAAAGGCACACAAAGGAGCTATCCAGATAAAATCCAGGCCAAAATACGGCTCTTGTTTCAGATTATTTTTCCCATTTTCTTCAAAGATCTTTTACAGTTGA
- the cydB gene encoding cytochrome d ubiquinol oxidase subunit II, which produces MLETIWFVLWGVLWAAYFMLDGFDLGIGTLMPFLAKSEEDKRYMYNAMGPFWDGNEVWLITAGGATFAAFPTAYAVMFNGLYSALLLLLFALIARGVTFEFRGKLEGSSWKSLWDLFHFVGSFLPALLLGVAFANIFAGIPIDKNGVYQGTFFSLLNPYGLLGGILFVLMFVTHGALWLAIKTKGDLYQRALSTAQKTWVAQLIVAVVFLAFTFVKTDLFKNYFTYPFLLIIPLIAVSSLLVMRKFMVDGSEIKAWIASALHIVGVTLFGIGGLYPRLLPSSINPEFNVTIWNASSSPLTLKIMLGVALIMVPIVIAYQTWVYLFLGHKLTEEDLEYEEAY; this is translated from the coding sequence ATGCTAGAAACTATATGGTTCGTTCTTTGGGGAGTCCTTTGGGCAGCGTATTTTATGTTGGACGGCTTTGACCTGGGCATAGGCACCCTTATGCCCTTTCTTGCAAAATCTGAAGAAGACAAAAGATATATGTACAATGCCATGGGTCCGTTCTGGGACGGCAACGAAGTATGGCTCATTACTGCAGGAGGGGCCACCTTTGCAGCCTTTCCAACTGCCTATGCCGTCATGTTTAATGGTCTTTACTCAGCCCTACTCCTCCTCCTCTTTGCACTTATTGCAAGGGGAGTAACCTTCGAATTTAGAGGAAAGCTAGAGGGGAGTTCATGGAAATCTCTCTGGGATCTATTTCATTTTGTTGGAAGCTTTCTCCCTGCGCTTCTACTGGGCGTAGCCTTTGCCAACATATTTGCAGGCATTCCAATAGATAAAAATGGAGTATATCAAGGTACTTTCTTTAGTCTCCTCAATCCCTATGGCTTACTTGGAGGAATTTTATTTGTCCTAATGTTTGTCACCCATGGTGCCTTGTGGCTTGCCATCAAAACCAAGGGAGACCTTTACCAACGTGCCCTTAGTACTGCACAAAAGACCTGGGTGGCACAGCTCATCGTGGCAGTGGTGTTTCTTGCATTCACCTTTGTAAAGACCGACCTATTCAAAAACTACTTTACCTATCCATTCCTGTTGATAATTCCACTTATTGCAGTTAGCTCCCTATTAGTGATGAGAAAATTCATGGTTGATGGATCAGAAATAAAGGCTTGGATAGCATCTGCCCTCCACATAGTTGGAGTAACCCTGTTTGGGATAGGCGGCCTTTATCCAAGACTCTTACCCAGTTCTATAAACCCAGAATTTAATGTCACTATTTGGAACGCATCCTCTAGCCCACTTACCCTAAAAATCATGCTTGGGGTGGCCCTGATTATGGTTCCAATAGTAATAGCTTACCAGACTTGGGTATATCTATTCCTGGGCCATAAGCTGACAGAAGAGGATCTTGAATACGAAGAGGCATATTAG
- a CDS encoding glycosyltransferase yields the protein MKVFLYFHFGALFLMSLYGLYRLKLIYLWKAERDSAKRQVIKTPSLKRYAPVTIQLPIYNERFVAQRLINSVCRLSWPKTHLEIQVLDDSDDDTKFIVDSEVKKWRKMGFNINVIRRKTRTGYKAGALAHGLERATGDFIAIFDADFVPPRDFLKRTMPHFQDNRVGLVQARWGFLNEDTSWFTKIQAVFLSAHFGIEQFIRFRRGWFINFNGTAGIWRKEVIVSAGGWQADTVTEDLDLSFRAQLKGWKAVYLDDLEVPSELPVTLTALRSQQKRWAKGSIQTARKILPFLWASKATLSQKIEGTIHLTSNLGWLMGAIIFLSLYPTLIHRVDIGPSQILRIDLPFFILATGATLYYFCFHERYGRGKRYRDMAKLFIFLPAFGLGLAPTVAIGVLEGLMRYGGEFVRTPKYGITASKMSWKRLLNYHQGSWFNLAVDFGFFIYSFFPIVFAIKKGTYLALPFLGVFCLGTILMLYRDLFDLLSRPSPPSTKSITELSSKTQ from the coding sequence ATGAAAGTATTTCTCTATTTCCATTTCGGTGCCCTATTTCTGATGTCTTTATATGGATTATATCGCCTCAAGCTCATATACCTCTGGAAGGCAGAAAGGGATTCGGCCAAGAGACAGGTTATAAAAACTCCTAGCCTAAAAAGATATGCCCCTGTAACGATTCAGCTTCCCATTTACAATGAGCGTTTTGTGGCCCAGAGGCTTATAAACTCGGTCTGCAGACTCAGCTGGCCCAAAACGCATTTAGAGATTCAGGTCCTTGACGACTCCGACGACGATACCAAGTTCATAGTAGATAGCGAGGTGAAGAAATGGCGAAAGATGGGGTTTAATATCAATGTGATAAGGCGGAAGACAAGGACCGGCTATAAAGCTGGAGCTCTGGCCCACGGGCTAGAGAGAGCGACTGGAGATTTTATTGCCATCTTTGATGCCGATTTTGTTCCGCCTAGAGACTTTCTGAAGAGGACCATGCCTCATTTCCAAGACAATAGGGTGGGACTAGTCCAGGCCCGATGGGGATTTTTAAATGAAGATACCTCTTGGTTTACAAAAATCCAGGCAGTTTTCCTATCTGCCCATTTCGGAATTGAGCAGTTTATCCGTTTCAGAAGGGGATGGTTCATCAACTTTAACGGCACAGCCGGCATATGGAGAAAAGAGGTCATTGTTTCAGCAGGAGGTTGGCAGGCCGATACCGTAACCGAAGACCTAGATCTCAGCTTTAGGGCACAACTAAAGGGCTGGAAGGCCGTCTATCTAGATGATCTTGAAGTCCCTTCTGAGCTACCAGTTACATTGACTGCTTTGAGGAGTCAACAGAAACGCTGGGCAAAGGGATCTATCCAAACAGCCAGGAAAATCCTACCTTTTCTTTGGGCATCAAAGGCCACCCTGTCCCAGAAGATAGAAGGGACCATCCATCTCACCTCCAACCTAGGCTGGCTCATGGGGGCCATTATATTCCTCAGTCTCTATCCAACCCTTATTCATAGGGTGGACATCGGCCCCTCCCAAATTCTAAGGATCGATCTTCCCTTTTTTATTTTGGCAACTGGCGCCACCCTTTACTACTTCTGTTTTCACGAAAGATACGGCCGAGGCAAAAGATATAGGGATATGGCCAAACTGTTTATCTTTTTGCCTGCCTTTGGGCTTGGTCTCGCTCCGACTGTAGCCATTGGGGTTCTAGAAGGACTTATGAGATACGGTGGGGAATTTGTCAGAACGCCAAAGTATGGAATCACGGCCTCAAAAATGAGTTGGAAAAGACTCTTGAACTATCACCAGGGCAGTTGGTTCAATCTTGCAGTTGATTTTGGATTTTTTATCTACAGCTTTTTCCCCATAGTCTTTGCCATAAAAAAAGGTACTTACCTAGCTCTGCCATTCTTAGGGGTCTTTTGCCTAGGCACTATCTTAATGCTTTACAGGGACCTTTTCGACCTTCTTAGCCGCCCCTCGCCTCCATCCACGAAGTCTATCACTGAGCTCAGTTCAAAGACTCAATAA
- a CDS encoding TlpA family protein disulfide reductase has protein sequence MKKIVSYVCMFVMTFLFLSSCNSNANSYKAPNFTLLNLEGDVVKLSNFKGKVVLLNFFATYCPPCRYEIPDFVKLQQELGPKGFQVIGVSVDENGEKILPYFVEKLQINYPVLLATTKVLRDYGNIYALPQSFLIGKDQTIIKHYIGMVTEHELRPLIEKALDKNGN, from the coding sequence ATGAAAAAAATTGTCAGTTACGTATGCATGTTTGTAATGACCTTTCTGTTTTTGTCATCCTGTAATAGCAATGCGAATTCCTATAAGGCCCCTAACTTCACTCTACTAAATCTGGAGGGCGATGTAGTAAAACTCTCCAACTTCAAGGGTAAAGTTGTACTATTGAATTTCTTCGCCACATATTGTCCGCCCTGTAGGTATGAAATTCCAGACTTTGTAAAGCTTCAACAGGAACTTGGCCCAAAGGGATTCCAGGTGATCGGCGTATCCGTTGATGAAAATGGCGAAAAGATCCTTCCATACTTTGTTGAAAAACTTCAGATAAACTACCCAGTGCTTTTAGCCACTACAAAGGTCTTGAGAGACTATGGAAATATTTACGCCCTGCCCCAAAGCTTTTTGATTGGAAAGGATCAAACAATTATCAAACACTACATAGGCATGGTGACAGAACATGAATTGAGGCCTTTAATAGAAAAAGCGCTCGACAAAAACGGCAATTAA